One stretch of Microvirga lotononidis DNA includes these proteins:
- a CDS encoding ArsR/SmtB family transcription factor → MSDHPSPSLDLTLDVLRAAAEETRLRILALLTEGELSVSDLTDILGQSQPRISRHLKLLVEAGLVERHREGAWAFFRLTDRGIALRIIRPTLESLDRSDPQLLEDRTRLDGVRAQRSQAAQAFFSRLAPDWDRIRSLHAPETVVEAAVLEALGSARIRNLVDLGTGTGRMLQLLAPRANRTVGLDASHAMLSVARANLEKAGLRGIELRQGDIYAPPFPRDTFDLVVIHQVLHYLDDPARAIREAARLVAPGGRILVVDFAPHNLEFLREAQAHRRLGFAPAQVAGWLDEAGLDCTLNREIAPPAKGDEQLTVSLWLGQDRRVVTDWPLSEPDREVA, encoded by the coding sequence GTGTCGGACCATCCGTCCCCATCGCTGGACCTGACCCTGGATGTCCTTCGGGCAGCCGCCGAGGAGACGCGCCTGCGCATCCTCGCGTTGCTGACCGAAGGTGAGCTCTCGGTCTCCGATCTCACGGACATCCTCGGGCAGTCCCAGCCGCGAATCTCCCGTCACCTGAAGCTTCTGGTCGAGGCCGGCCTCGTGGAGCGGCACCGGGAGGGGGCCTGGGCCTTCTTCCGGCTCACCGACCGGGGCATTGCCCTCCGGATCATCCGCCCGACCCTGGAGAGCCTCGACCGGTCCGATCCGCAGCTTTTGGAGGACCGGACCCGCCTCGACGGCGTGCGGGCCCAGCGCTCGCAGGCCGCCCAGGCCTTCTTCTCCCGCCTGGCGCCGGACTGGGATCGCATCCGCTCCCTGCATGCCCCCGAGACCGTGGTCGAGGCTGCTGTTCTGGAGGCCTTAGGGTCGGCCAGGATCCGCAATCTCGTCGATCTCGGCACCGGCACCGGGCGGATGCTGCAACTGCTGGCTCCGAGAGCCAACCGCACGGTCGGGCTCGATGCCAGCCACGCGATGCTCTCGGTGGCGAGGGCCAATCTCGAGAAGGCGGGCCTGCGCGGTATCGAGCTGCGCCAGGGGGACATCTATGCGCCTCCGTTCCCGCGCGACACGTTCGACCTCGTGGTGATTCACCAGGTGCTGCACTACCTGGACGATCCGGCGCGGGCGATCCGCGAGGCGGCCCGCCTCGTGGCGCCGGGCGGGCGGATCCTGGTGGTCGATTTCGCCCCGCATAACCTCGAATTCCTCCGCGAAGCCCAGGCCCATCGCCGTCTCGGTTTCGCGCCCGCCCAGGTCGCCGGATGGCTCGACGAGGCGGGCCTCGACTGCACCCTCAACCGGGAGATCGCTCCGCCGGCAAAAGGCGACGAGCAATTGACCGTATCCCTTTGGCTCGGCCAGGATCGCCGCGTGGTGACGGATTGGCCTTTGAGTGAACCCGACAGAGAGGTCGCCTGA
- the ettA gene encoding energy-dependent translational throttle protein EttA, giving the protein MSRQFIYHMRGLSKTYSGGKKVLDNVHLSFYPDAKIGVLGVNGAGKSTLLRIMAGTDTDWSGEAWVAEGARVGYLPQEPQLDPSKNVRENVMEGVAAKKAILDRYNELAMNYSEETADEMTRLQDEIEAKGLWDLDSQVDQAMDALRCPPDDWSVDKLSGGERRRVALCKLLLEQPELLLLDEPTNHLDAETTAWLEGHLRNYPGAILIVTHDRYFLDNVTGWILELDRGRGIPYEGNYSSWLEQKQKRLAQEGREEAAHQRTIEREREWVAASPKARQAKSKARIQRYEELVAKANEKGPTTAQIIIPIAERLGNNVIEFDNLKKAFGDKLLIDGLSFKLPPGGIVGVIGPNGAGKTTLFRMITGQEQPDEGSISIGESVKLGYVDQSRDSLDANKTLYEEISGGNEVLYLGKREINARAYCGAFNFKGSDQQKKVGVLSGGERNRVHLAKILKSGSNVLLLDEPTNDLDVDTLRALEEALEDYAGCAVIISHDRWFLDRIATHILAFEGDSHVEWFEGNFADYEEDKKRRLGTDSTIPHRIKYKKFSR; this is encoded by the coding sequence GTGTCCCGACAGTTCATCTACCACATGCGTGGCCTCTCCAAGACCTATTCGGGCGGCAAGAAGGTCTTGGACAACGTTCATCTCTCCTTCTACCCGGATGCGAAGATCGGCGTGCTCGGCGTCAACGGCGCCGGTAAGTCGACCCTGCTCCGCATCATGGCCGGAACCGACACCGACTGGTCCGGCGAGGCCTGGGTCGCCGAGGGCGCCCGGGTCGGCTACCTGCCCCAGGAGCCCCAGCTCGACCCGTCGAAGAACGTCCGCGAGAACGTCATGGAGGGCGTGGCCGCCAAGAAGGCGATCCTCGACCGCTACAACGAACTCGCCATGAACTATTCCGAGGAGACGGCGGACGAGATGACCCGTCTCCAGGACGAGATCGAGGCCAAGGGCCTGTGGGATCTCGATTCCCAGGTCGATCAGGCCATGGACGCCCTCCGCTGCCCGCCGGACGACTGGTCGGTGGACAAGCTCTCGGGCGGCGAGCGCCGCCGCGTCGCCCTGTGCAAGCTGCTCCTGGAGCAGCCGGAACTCCTGCTCCTCGACGAGCCGACCAACCACCTGGATGCCGAGACGACCGCCTGGCTCGAAGGGCACCTGCGCAATTATCCGGGCGCGATCCTGATCGTCACCCACGACCGCTACTTCCTCGACAACGTGACCGGCTGGATCCTCGAGCTCGACCGCGGCCGGGGCATTCCCTACGAGGGCAATTACTCCTCCTGGCTGGAGCAGAAGCAGAAGCGCCTTGCGCAGGAGGGCCGCGAGGAAGCGGCTCACCAGCGCACCATCGAGCGTGAGCGGGAATGGGTTGCCGCCTCGCCGAAGGCCCGCCAGGCCAAGTCGAAGGCCCGTATCCAGCGCTATGAGGAGCTCGTGGCCAAGGCCAACGAGAAGGGCCCGACGACCGCTCAGATCATCATTCCGATCGCCGAGCGCCTGGGCAACAACGTCATCGAGTTCGACAACCTCAAGAAAGCCTTCGGCGACAAGCTGCTCATCGATGGCCTGTCGTTCAAGCTGCCGCCCGGCGGCATCGTCGGCGTCATCGGCCCGAACGGCGCCGGCAAGACCACGCTCTTCCGCATGATCACGGGCCAGGAGCAGCCGGACGAGGGTTCGATCAGCATCGGCGAGAGCGTGAAGCTCGGCTATGTCGACCAGAGCCGCGACTCGCTCGATGCCAACAAGACGCTGTACGAGGAAATCTCGGGTGGCAACGAGGTGCTCTATCTCGGCAAGCGCGAGATCAACGCCCGCGCCTATTGCGGCGCCTTCAACTTCAAGGGCTCCGATCAGCAGAAGAAGGTCGGCGTGCTCTCGGGCGGCGAGCGCAACCGCGTGCACCTCGCCAAGATCCTGAAGTCGGGCTCCAATGTCCTGCTCCTCGACGAGCCGACCAACGACCTCGACGTGGATACGCTTCGCGCGCTCGAAGAGGCGCTGGAGGATTACGCGGGCTGCGCCGTGATCATCTCGCACGACCGCTGGTTCCTCGACCGCATCGCCACCCACATCCTCGCCTTCGAGGGCGACAGCCACGTGGAATGGTTCGAGGGCAACTTCGCCGATTACGAGGAGGACAAGAAGCGTCGCCTCGGCACGGATTCCACGATCCCGCATCGGATCAAGTACAAGAAGTTCTCGCGGTAA
- a CDS encoding AMP nucleosidase — protein sequence MPADHISTFQSVATPEEAVERLIALHDSAIEAQRKALDHFFSTGTPPTPFERSRFRYPELRLDYRSTSLPPVKQRAYAKFQGPGVYATTITQPAFFRNYLLEQLNYLVRDYGATIEVGVSDQEIPYPYVFERGDELGRGAHSASELAQHFPTPLLAKVGDEIADGTWVFHEDEPRPLALFDAARVDYSLRRLVHYTGSDWRCVQPWILLTNYHRYVDQFIRWAVKEMANEEGPYTRLVLPGGITIERGLDETVVEELIGSSPWHRFQMPAYHLMRKDGQGVTLVNIGVGPSNAKNITDHLAVLRPHCWLMVGHCGGLRQSQSIGDYVLAHGYLRRDHILDSAVPPEIPIPALAEIQVALQDAAVQVTGERGEELKRRLRTGTVVTYDDRNWELRWSQERRQINLSRAIAVDMESGTIAAQGYRLRVPYGTLLCVSDKPLHGEIKLPGAANAFYERAVSEHLMIGLSALDILKGQRSSLHSRKLRSFDEPPFR from the coding sequence GTGCCTGCCGATCATATTTCCACCTTCCAATCCGTTGCCACGCCTGAAGAAGCCGTCGAGCGGCTCATCGCGCTTCATGACAGCGCCATCGAGGCGCAGCGCAAGGCTCTGGATCATTTCTTTTCCACCGGCACGCCGCCCACGCCGTTCGAGCGGTCCCGCTTCCGCTATCCGGAATTGCGGCTGGATTACCGGTCGACCTCGCTGCCGCCGGTCAAGCAGCGGGCCTATGCCAAGTTCCAGGGTCCGGGCGTCTATGCGACCACGATCACGCAGCCGGCCTTCTTCCGGAACTATCTGCTGGAGCAGCTGAATTATCTGGTGCGCGATTACGGAGCCACCATCGAGGTTGGCGTCAGCGACCAGGAAATTCCTTATCCCTATGTTTTCGAGCGCGGCGATGAGCTGGGCCGCGGAGCCCATTCGGCGTCCGAACTCGCCCAGCATTTCCCGACGCCGCTTCTCGCCAAGGTGGGCGACGAGATCGCCGACGGCACCTGGGTCTTCCATGAGGATGAACCCCGGCCTTTGGCGCTCTTCGATGCCGCCCGGGTCGATTACTCGCTCCGCCGTCTCGTGCATTACACCGGCAGCGACTGGCGCTGCGTCCAGCCCTGGATCCTGCTGACCAACTATCATCGCTACGTGGACCAGTTCATCCGCTGGGCCGTGAAGGAGATGGCGAACGAGGAGGGGCCTTATACCCGGCTCGTGCTGCCGGGCGGCATCACCATCGAGCGCGGGCTGGACGAGACCGTCGTCGAGGAACTGATCGGCTCATCGCCCTGGCACCGGTTCCAGATGCCGGCCTATCACCTCATGCGCAAGGACGGGCAGGGGGTGACGCTCGTCAACATCGGCGTCGGTCCGTCGAACGCGAAGAACATCACCGATCATCTGGCGGTGCTGAGGCCCCATTGCTGGCTCATGGTCGGGCATTGCGGAGGCTTGCGCCAGTCGCAATCCATCGGCGATTACGTGCTGGCCCACGGCTATCTCCGGCGCGACCACATTCTCGACAGCGCCGTGCCTCCGGAAATCCCGATCCCGGCTCTCGCGGAAATCCAGGTCGCCCTGCAGGATGCGGCGGTGCAGGTGACTGGCGAACGGGGCGAGGAGCTGAAACGGCGCCTGCGCACCGGTACGGTCGTGACCTACGACGACCGAAACTGGGAGCTGCGCTGGAGCCAGGAACGGCGCCAGATCAACCTGTCCCGCGCCATCGCGGTGGACATGGAGAGCGGCACCATCGCGGCCCAGGGCTACCGGCTTCGGGTTCCCTACGGGACGCTGCTCTGCGTCTCGGACAAGCCGCTGCACGGGGAGATCAAGCTGCCGGGCGCGGCCAATGCCTTCTACGAGCGCGCGGTGAGCGAGCATCTCATGATCGGACTTTCGGCCCTCGACATCCTGAAAGGCCAGCGGTCGTCCTTGCATTCGCGCAAGCTGCGCAGCTTCGACGAACCGCCATTCCGTTAG
- a CDS encoding erythromycin esterase family protein, which yields MARLSWKQNENEASVKEAVDLVREHGETLPPMSEDEAFGAMFDRFADAKVVLLGEATHGTSEFYRARAAITKRLIEQHGFSIVAVEADWPDAARIDAYVRHRQLADDDDAAFQRFPTWMWRNEEVYDFVNWLRDFNKERADDERAEFRGLDVYSLNTSIRSVLDYLDKVDPEAAREARGRYGCLSPWQSDPARYGRAVLTGQKKPCDQALLRQLQDILDKRMDYLQADGGEAFFDAVQNAKIVHAAEHYYRIMYEGATESWNLRDRHMFETLQSLLARRDNAKAVVWAHNSHIGNAAATAMGWQGEFNIGELCRKAYRDEAVLIGFGTDRGTVAAADDWDEPMQVKTVRPARPDSHERIFRDTGLGCFLTDWRENGQAELTEILSRPRLERAIGVVYRPETELYSHYFEAVLAEQFDAFVWFEDTRAVSPLTHAHGKGMPETYPFGL from the coding sequence ATGGCCCGGCTGTCCTGGAAGCAGAACGAGAACGAGGCATCGGTCAAGGAAGCCGTCGATCTCGTGCGCGAGCATGGGGAAACCTTGCCGCCGATGTCCGAGGATGAAGCCTTCGGCGCCATGTTCGACCGCTTCGCCGACGCCAAGGTCGTGCTCCTGGGCGAGGCGACCCACGGCACGTCCGAGTTCTACCGGGCGCGCGCCGCGATCACGAAACGCCTGATCGAGCAGCACGGCTTTTCCATCGTGGCCGTCGAGGCCGATTGGCCGGATGCCGCGCGCATCGACGCCTATGTGCGCCACCGCCAACTTGCCGATGACGATGATGCGGCCTTCCAACGATTTCCCACTTGGATGTGGCGCAACGAGGAGGTCTACGACTTCGTCAACTGGTTGCGCGATTTCAACAAGGAGCGGGCGGACGACGAGCGGGCAGAGTTTCGCGGGCTCGACGTCTACAGCCTGAACACGTCGATCCGTTCCGTTCTCGATTACCTCGACAAGGTCGATCCGGAGGCGGCCCGGGAGGCGAGGGGACGCTACGGCTGCCTGAGCCCCTGGCAATCCGATCCCGCCCGTTACGGCCGCGCCGTCCTCACCGGGCAGAAAAAGCCCTGCGACCAGGCGCTGCTGCGCCAGCTCCAGGACATTCTCGACAAGCGGATGGACTATCTCCAGGCCGATGGCGGCGAGGCATTCTTCGACGCGGTGCAGAACGCCAAGATCGTCCATGCGGCCGAACATTACTATCGGATCATGTACGAAGGCGCGACGGAATCCTGGAACCTGCGCGACCGGCACATGTTCGAGACCCTGCAGAGCCTGCTCGCCCGGCGCGACAACGCCAAGGCGGTGGTCTGGGCCCACAATTCCCATATCGGCAACGCGGCAGCGACCGCCATGGGCTGGCAGGGCGAGTTCAATATCGGCGAACTTTGCCGGAAGGCCTACCGGGACGAGGCCGTCCTCATCGGCTTCGGGACGGACCGGGGCACGGTGGCGGCCGCCGACGACTGGGACGAGCCCATGCAGGTCAAGACCGTCCGGCCCGCCCGGCCCGACAGTCACGAGCGCATCTTCCGGGATACGGGCCTCGGGTGCTTCCTGACCGACTGGCGGGAGAACGGCCAGGCCGAGCTGACGGAGATCCTGTCGCGGCCCCGCCTGGAGCGGGCCATCGGCGTGGTTTACCGGCCGGAGACGGAACTCTACAGCCATTATTTCGAGGCGGTCCTGGCCGAGCAGTTCGACGCCTTCGTCTGGTTCGAGGACACCAGGGCCGTGAGCCCGCTCACCCATGCCCACGGCAAGGGCATGCCGGAGACGTACCCGTTCGGGCTTTGA
- the metF gene encoding methylenetetrahydrofolate reductase [NAD(P)H]: MSPLALRPSRQNASPIKVSFEFFPPKTPEMETTLWSSIQRLAPLHPHFVSVTYGAGGSTRERTHATVSRILKETPLKPAAHLTCVAATKEEVNDVVRSYWDAGVRHIVALRGDPVGGIGTAYEPHPGGYRQTCDLVAGIKAIGDFEVSVSAYPEKHPEAASLDADIDALKSKVDCGADRAITQFFFDNDLYFRYLDRVRARGIDIPIVPGIVPVQNFKQTANFASKTGASVPGWLAARFEGLENDVETRKLIAAAVAAEQVFDLLDRGVSEFHFYTMNRADLVYAICHLLGLREQSVKAAA, from the coding sequence ATGTCCCCGCTCGCCCTGCGCCCCAGCCGGCAGAACGCCTCTCCCATCAAGGTCTCGTTCGAGTTCTTTCCGCCGAAGACGCCGGAGATGGAGACGACGCTCTGGTCGTCCATCCAGCGTCTGGCTCCTCTTCATCCGCACTTCGTCTCCGTGACCTATGGCGCCGGCGGCTCCACGCGCGAGCGCACCCATGCCACGGTGTCCCGCATCCTGAAGGAAACCCCTCTCAAGCCTGCCGCGCATCTCACCTGCGTGGCCGCGACGAAGGAGGAGGTGAACGACGTCGTCCGCTCCTATTGGGACGCAGGCGTGCGCCACATCGTGGCCCTGCGCGGCGATCCGGTCGGCGGCATCGGGACGGCCTATGAGCCGCACCCCGGCGGCTACCGGCAGACATGCGATCTCGTCGCCGGCATCAAGGCCATCGGCGATTTCGAGGTGTCGGTTTCCGCCTATCCGGAAAAGCACCCCGAGGCCGCTTCGCTCGATGCGGACATCGATGCCCTGAAGAGCAAGGTCGATTGCGGCGCGGACCGCGCCATCACCCAGTTCTTCTTCGACAACGACCTGTACTTCCGCTATCTCGACCGCGTCCGCGCGCGGGGCATCGACATCCCGATCGTTCCCGGCATCGTGCCGGTGCAGAACTTCAAGCAGACCGCGAACTTCGCCTCCAAGACCGGCGCCAGCGTTCCGGGCTGGCTCGCCGCGCGCTTCGAGGGCCTAGAGAACGACGTGGAGACGCGAAAACTCATCGCCGCCGCCGTCGCCGCCGAGCAGGTCTTCGATCTGCTCGATCGCGGCGTGAGCGAGTTCCATTTCTACACCATGAACCGCGCGGATCTGGTCTATGCCATCTGCCATCTGCTCGGCCTGCGCGAACAGAGCGTGAAGGCGGCCGCCTGA
- the metH gene encoding methionine synthase, with translation MTAYNPRPADGADVIKALREAASKRILVLDGAMGTELQRSRFSEEDFRGERFKDWKQDVKGNNDLLILTQPDAVRSVHLDYFRAGADIVETNTFSGTSIAQADYGMEEIVYELNFEGSRLAREAALIAEKEDGRRRFVAGAIGPTNRTLSISPDVNNPGYRAVTFDQVREAYAEQARGLVDGGAEIILIETIFDTLNAKAAIVATHQVFAEKGVKLPVMISGTITDLSGRTLSGQTPTAFWHSVRHAEPFSIGLNCALGAREMRAHIQEIGKVADTLVCAYPNAGLPNEFGLYDESPAATARMIAEFADAGLVNVVGGCCGTTPDHIRAIAEAVAGKAPRSVPKMQPLMRLSGLEPFTLTSDIPFVNVGERTNVTGSAKFRKLITNNDYAAALDVARDQVANGAQIIDVNMDEGLLDSEKAMVEFLNLVAAEPDIARVPVMVDSSKFHVIEAGLKCIQGKAIVNSISMKEGVDSFIEHARICRSYGAAVVVMAFDEQGQADTLERKVEICTRAYKILTEQVGFPPEDIIFDPNVFAVATGIEEHNGYGVAFIEATRIIRETLPHAHISGGVSNLSFSFRGNEPVREAMHSVFLFHAIKVGMDMGIVNAGQLAVYDEIDPELRELCEDVVLNRRPDATERLLEAAPRFKGDGAGAVKAADLEWRSWPVGKRIEHALVNGITEFIEQDTEEARQAAERPLHVIEGPLMAGMNVVGDLFGAGKMFLPQVVKSARVMKQAVAYLMPFMEAEKEASGDTGRSAAGKVLMATVKGDVHDIGKNIVGVVLACNNYEVIDLGVMVPAQKILETARKEKVDVIGLSGLITPSLDEMVNVASEMEREGFDIPLLIGGATTSRVHTAVKIHPNYNKGQAVYVTDASRAVGIVSSLLSPDMKDGYVETLRSEYRKVADAHARSEADKQRLSIEKARANRFVPDWASYQPPKPSFTGARVFRSYDVGELVPYIDWTPFFQTWELKGRFPAILEDEKQGEAARQLWEDAQSMLKQLVDERWFNPKAVIGFWPANAVGDDIRLYTGESRTEQLATFHGLRQQLSKRDGKPNLCLSDFIAPAESGKADWIGAFVVTSGIEEVRIAERFERANDDYRSIMVKALADRIAEAFAERMHERVRREFWGYASDENLSNEGLIGEEYQGIRPAPGYPAQPDHTEKATLFSLLNAEGSIGVTLTESYAMWPGSSVSGLYLSHPDAYYFGVAKVERDQVEDYAARKDMSIAEVERWLAPILNYDPASYRVMAAE, from the coding sequence ATGACTGCGTATAATCCTCGTCCGGCCGATGGTGCCGATGTGATCAAGGCGCTGCGCGAAGCGGCCTCCAAGCGGATCCTCGTGCTCGACGGCGCGATGGGGACGGAGCTGCAGCGCTCGCGCTTCTCGGAAGAGGATTTCCGCGGCGAGCGGTTCAAGGACTGGAAGCAGGACGTCAAGGGCAACAACGATCTGCTCATTCTCACGCAGCCCGATGCGGTGCGCAGCGTGCACCTCGACTACTTCCGCGCGGGCGCGGACATCGTGGAGACGAACACCTTCTCCGGCACCTCCATCGCGCAGGCCGATTACGGCATGGAGGAGATCGTCTACGAGCTGAACTTCGAGGGTTCGCGGCTTGCCCGCGAAGCGGCGCTGATCGCGGAAAAGGAAGACGGCCGCCGCCGCTTCGTGGCCGGCGCCATCGGCCCGACGAACCGTACGCTCTCCATCTCGCCGGACGTGAACAATCCCGGCTACCGCGCCGTGACCTTCGACCAGGTGCGCGAGGCTTACGCCGAGCAGGCGAGGGGGCTCGTGGACGGCGGTGCCGAGATCATCCTGATCGAGACGATCTTCGACACCCTCAACGCCAAGGCCGCCATCGTGGCGACGCACCAGGTCTTCGCCGAGAAGGGCGTGAAGCTCCCGGTCATGATCTCGGGAACGATCACGGATCTCTCCGGCCGCACGCTGTCGGGCCAGACGCCGACGGCGTTCTGGCATTCAGTGCGCCATGCGGAGCCTTTCTCCATCGGACTCAACTGCGCCCTCGGCGCCCGCGAGATGCGCGCGCATATCCAGGAGATCGGCAAGGTCGCCGACACCCTGGTCTGCGCCTATCCAAATGCCGGATTGCCGAACGAGTTCGGCCTCTATGACGAGAGCCCCGCAGCCACGGCGCGGATGATTGCCGAATTCGCCGATGCCGGTCTCGTCAACGTGGTCGGCGGCTGCTGCGGCACGACGCCGGATCATATCCGCGCCATTGCCGAAGCCGTCGCAGGCAAGGCGCCGCGCTCCGTGCCGAAGATGCAGCCGCTCATGCGCCTGTCGGGCCTCGAGCCATTCACGCTCACTTCCGACATTCCCTTCGTGAATGTGGGCGAGCGCACGAACGTCACGGGCTCCGCCAAGTTCCGCAAGCTCATCACCAACAACGATTACGCCGCCGCCCTCGACGTGGCGCGCGATCAGGTGGCGAACGGCGCGCAGATCATCGACGTCAACATGGACGAAGGCTTGCTCGATTCCGAGAAGGCCATGGTGGAGTTCCTCAACCTCGTCGCGGCTGAACCCGACATCGCCCGCGTTCCCGTGATGGTGGATTCGTCCAAGTTCCACGTGATCGAGGCCGGCCTCAAGTGCATCCAGGGCAAGGCCATCGTGAACTCGATCTCCATGAAGGAGGGTGTGGATTCCTTCATCGAGCACGCGCGGATCTGTCGATCCTATGGCGCTGCCGTCGTCGTCATGGCCTTCGACGAGCAGGGTCAGGCCGATACGCTGGAGCGCAAGGTCGAGATCTGCACGCGCGCCTACAAGATCCTGACCGAGCAGGTCGGGTTCCCGCCGGAAGACATCATCTTCGATCCGAACGTGTTCGCGGTCGCCACCGGCATCGAGGAGCATAACGGCTACGGGGTTGCCTTCATCGAGGCGACGCGCATCATCCGCGAGACGCTGCCGCACGCCCATATCTCGGGCGGCGTGTCGAACCTGTCATTCTCGTTCCGCGGCAACGAGCCCGTGCGCGAAGCCATGCATTCCGTGTTCCTGTTCCACGCCATCAAGGTCGGCATGGACATGGGCATCGTGAACGCCGGTCAGCTCGCCGTCTACGACGAGATCGATCCGGAGCTGCGCGAGCTCTGCGAGGACGTGGTGCTCAATCGCCGTCCCGACGCAACGGAGCGCCTGCTCGAGGCGGCGCCGCGCTTCAAGGGCGACGGCGCGGGCGCCGTGAAGGCCGCCGATCTCGAATGGCGCTCCTGGCCCGTGGGCAAGCGGATCGAACATGCGCTCGTCAACGGCATCACTGAATTCATCGAGCAGGACACGGAAGAAGCCCGACAGGCGGCCGAGCGTCCGCTGCACGTGATCGAAGGGCCGCTCATGGCCGGCATGAACGTGGTGGGCGATCTCTTCGGCGCCGGAAAGATGTTCCTGCCGCAGGTGGTGAAATCCGCCCGCGTCATGAAGCAGGCGGTCGCCTATCTCATGCCGTTCATGGAGGCCGAGAAGGAAGCCTCCGGCGACACCGGGCGCTCCGCCGCCGGCAAGGTGCTCATGGCGACCGTGAAGGGCGACGTGCACGACATCGGCAAGAACATCGTGGGCGTGGTTCTCGCCTGCAACAACTACGAGGTCATCGACCTCGGCGTCATGGTGCCGGCCCAGAAGATCCTGGAGACGGCGCGCAAGGAGAAGGTGGACGTGATCGGGCTTTCCGGCCTCATCACGCCGTCGCTGGACGAGATGGTGAACGTGGCAAGCGAGATGGAGCGCGAGGGCTTCGACATTCCGCTCCTCATCGGCGGCGCCACCACGAGCCGCGTGCACACGGCGGTGAAGATCCACCCGAACTACAACAAGGGCCAGGCCGTCTATGTGACGGATGCCAGTCGCGCCGTCGGCATCGTGTCGTCGCTCCTGTCGCCCGACATGAAGGACGGCTATGTGGAGACGCTGCGCTCCGAGTATCGCAAGGTGGCCGATGCCCATGCCCGGTCTGAGGCCGACAAGCAGCGCCTGTCCATCGAGAAGGCGCGGGCCAACAGGTTCGTGCCCGACTGGGCGTCCTACCAGCCGCCCAAGCCCAGCTTTACCGGCGCGCGCGTGTTCCGCAGCTACGATGTGGGCGAGCTCGTGCCCTATATCGACTGGACGCCGTTCTTCCAGACCTGGGAGCTGAAGGGGCGCTTCCCGGCGATCCTCGAGGACGAGAAGCAGGGCGAGGCCGCGCGGCAGCTCTGGGAGGATGCTCAAAGCATGCTCAAGCAGCTCGTGGACGAGCGCTGGTTCAACCCGAAGGCGGTGATCGGATTCTGGCCCGCCAATGCGGTCGGCGACGACATTCGTCTCTATACGGGCGAGAGCCGCACGGAACAGCTCGCGACCTTCCACGGCCTGCGCCAGCAGCTCTCGAAGCGCGACGGCAAGCCCAATCTCTGCCTGAGCGATTTCATCGCTCCCGCCGAGAGCGGAAAGGCCGATTGGATCGGTGCCTTCGTCGTGACCTCCGGCATTGAGGAGGTGCGCATCGCCGAACGCTTCGAGCGCGCCAACGACGATTACCGCTCGATCATGGTGAAGGCCCTGGCCGACCGCATCGCGGAAGCCTTTGCCGAGCGCATGCATGAGCGTGTGCGCCGGGAGTTCTGGGGCTATGCGTCCGACGAGAACCTCAGCAACGAGGGCCTGATCGGCGAGGAGTACCAGGGTATCCGTCCGGCTCCCGGCTATCCGGCCCAGCCCGACCATACGGAGAAAGCGACCCTGTTCAGCCTGCTCAATGCCGAGGGCAGCATCGGCGTGACGCTCACCGAGTCCTACGCCATGTGGCCGGGCTCCTCCGTGTCGGGCCTCTACCTGTCGCATCCGGACGCCTATTACTTCGGCGTCGCCAAGGTCGAACGCGATCAGGTGGAGGATTACGCGGCCCGCAAGGACATGAGCATCGCGGAGGTCGAACGCTGGCTCGCCCCGATCCTCAACTACGACCCGGCGAGCTACCGCGTGATGGCGGCGGAGTAG